One Cohnella candidum genomic region harbors:
- a CDS encoding putative bifunctional diguanylate cyclase/phosphodiesterase, giving the protein MEEWSVLGHWPFWAAAVPIAGAAAWGWAAARSKNRENPSVPAYQSELLHSLYNYSPIAFAVIDRQGRFLDINHDPYELFGYSKEDMAGQSFVRLLDEDSHTPTLQTFYRTLNGENCSLDIRIRHKDGHPIDLNIATSPMIRRGKTIAILVFVQDISERKRTLERNHYMAYYDDMTGLPNRRHFMNGLERRIRETAGQELRPAICYLDVDGFKLVNTSFGRDFGDMLLLQVAERLTRCLSVHGDLARMEGDEFAGYLGEVSEPAEAARKVEQIMEVLEEPFELNGVPIHLSASLGVAVREPGDDASSLLRKADAALHRAKENGRNDYHIHTPDMDPAALDKLTFQHEMRKALSAEEFVLFYQPQYDLASGQIVGMEALLRWKHAERGYISPGEFIPAAEESGFIVPLGDWVLEEACRQNKRWQDAGLPKIPVSVNLSMRQFFRRDLTAKVEEVLAQTGLEPQYLELEITESMTMDVDRASDCLAILKKLGVQVSIDDFGTGYSSFHYLKNLPIGKLKIDRSFVRDIQQDPGDAAIVSAIIAMAHNLQLQVIAEGVETEEQMHFLRRHRCDEMQGYFGSPPLPAADMLKLLEDKRNRFALSVTSEAAAASEE; this is encoded by the coding sequence TTGGAAGAATGGTCCGTCTTAGGCCATTGGCCGTTCTGGGCGGCGGCGGTGCCGATCGCAGGCGCCGCGGCGTGGGGATGGGCGGCCGCGCGGTCGAAAAATCGCGAAAATCCCTCCGTTCCCGCCTATCAGTCGGAACTTCTGCACTCCCTGTACAACTACAGTCCGATCGCTTTCGCGGTCATCGACCGCCAAGGCCGTTTTTTGGACATTAACCACGATCCCTACGAACTGTTCGGTTACTCCAAGGAAGATATGGCCGGACAATCGTTCGTCCGCCTGCTCGACGAAGATTCCCACACGCCGACCTTGCAGACGTTCTATCGGACGCTGAACGGCGAGAATTGCTCGCTGGACATCCGCATCCGGCATAAGGACGGGCATCCGATCGACCTCAACATCGCGACTTCTCCGATGATCCGGCGCGGGAAGACCATTGCCATTCTCGTATTCGTCCAGGATATCAGCGAACGGAAGCGGACGCTGGAACGCAACCACTACATGGCCTATTACGACGACATGACGGGTCTGCCCAACCGAAGGCATTTCATGAACGGACTCGAAAGGCGAATCCGGGAGACGGCGGGACAGGAACTCCGGCCGGCGATTTGTTATCTGGACGTGGACGGCTTCAAATTGGTGAACACGTCGTTCGGCCGGGATTTCGGCGATATGCTGCTCCTGCAGGTCGCCGAGCGGCTGACTCGCTGCCTCAGCGTGCACGGCGATTTGGCGCGCATGGAGGGCGACGAGTTCGCCGGCTATCTCGGCGAAGTTTCCGAGCCGGCCGAAGCGGCCCGCAAGGTGGAGCAGATCATGGAAGTGCTGGAGGAGCCGTTTGAGCTCAACGGCGTCCCGATCCATCTTTCCGCCAGCCTGGGCGTGGCGGTTCGGGAACCGGGCGACGACGCGAGTTCGCTGCTGCGCAAGGCGGACGCGGCCCTGCATCGAGCTAAGGAGAACGGGCGCAACGACTACCATATCCATACGCCGGATATGGACCCGGCCGCGCTGGACAAGCTGACGTTCCAGCATGAGATGAGGAAGGCGCTGTCGGCGGAAGAGTTCGTCCTCTTCTATCAGCCCCAGTATGATCTGGCCAGCGGGCAGATCGTGGGCATGGAGGCGCTCCTCCGCTGGAAGCATGCCGAACGGGGTTACATCAGCCCCGGCGAGTTCATTCCCGCGGCGGAGGAGAGCGGCTTCATCGTTCCTCTCGGCGACTGGGTCCTGGAGGAAGCGTGCCGGCAGAACAAACGCTGGCAGGATGCCGGATTGCCGAAAATTCCGGTGTCCGTGAACTTGTCCATGCGGCAGTTCTTCCGGCGCGATTTGACCGCCAAAGTCGAGGAAGTGTTGGCGCAGACGGGGCTCGAGCCCCAGTATCTGGAGCTCGAGATCACGGAAAGCATGACGATGGACGTCGATCGCGCGTCCGATTGCCTGGCGATCTTGAAGAAGCTCGGCGTGCAGGTCAGCATCGATGATTTCGGGACGGGTTACAGTTCCTTTCATTATCTGAAAAACCTGCCGATCGGGAAGCTCAAAATCGACCGCTCGTTCGTCCGCGACATCCAGCAGGATCCCGGGGACGCGGCGATCGTCTCGGCGATCATCGCGATGGCGCACAATCTGCAGCTTCAGGTCATCGCGGAAGGCGTCGAGACCGAAGAGCAGATGCATTTTCTTCGCCGGCACCGCTGCGACGAGATGCAAGGTTACTTCGGCAGCCCGCCGCTGCCTGCAGCCGACATGTTGAAGCTGCTGGAAGACAAGCGCAACCGCTTTGCGCTGTCGGTCACGTCGGAAGCGGCGGCTGCTTCCGAGGAATAA
- a CDS encoding carbohydrate ABC transporter permease codes for MKRHAAAAGWLSALCMGLGQWYNRQYAKGLLFVLIHAAGIFLIASKLFPYLQGLVTLGTKGQHLEKVGKIYKNVPGDHSVFMMIHGVLAALVVLLYVVIYMMNIRDAVAIGRKREQGRDLKDLQSTMFPWMLLALPIIGVVFFTIMPIVFTSLIAFTNYASPNHIPPKNLVDWVGFATFHKLFTLNVWSNTFFGVLTWTIIWAIMATVTCYFGGILVALLINQQGIKFKGFWRMLFIIPYAIPQFVSLLIMKNMLNEKFGPINQYFRAFGLEGLPWLNDPFWAKVSVIVVNMWIGIPVTMVLVMGILTNISKDLYEAADVDGASSWMKFRNITMPYVLFATAPILITQFAGNINNFNVIFLLTGGNPATMNYNNAGETDLLVTWLYKLTLDFNQYNIAAAVSILIFLFIATMAILLYRRTRSFKEEDMIQ; via the coding sequence TTGAAGCGACATGCAGCGGCGGCGGGTTGGCTTTCGGCACTGTGCATGGGATTGGGACAGTGGTACAACAGGCAATACGCCAAGGGCCTTCTGTTCGTCCTGATCCATGCCGCCGGAATCTTTCTGATCGCGTCCAAACTGTTCCCTTATTTGCAAGGACTCGTAACGTTGGGAACCAAAGGACAGCACCTGGAGAAAGTCGGCAAAATCTATAAAAACGTCCCCGGGGACCACTCCGTCTTCATGATGATTCACGGCGTATTGGCGGCACTCGTCGTCCTTCTCTACGTCGTCATTTACATGATGAATATCCGCGATGCCGTGGCCATCGGGCGCAAACGCGAACAAGGCAGGGACCTTAAGGACCTTCAGAGCACCATGTTCCCATGGATGCTGCTCGCCCTGCCGATCATCGGCGTCGTGTTCTTCACGATCATGCCGATCGTGTTCACTTCGCTGATCGCGTTCACGAACTACGCATCGCCGAACCATATACCGCCTAAAAACCTGGTCGATTGGGTCGGATTCGCGACGTTCCATAAGCTGTTCACGCTGAACGTTTGGAGCAACACGTTTTTCGGCGTCTTGACCTGGACGATCATCTGGGCCATTATGGCGACCGTCACCTGCTACTTCGGCGGGATTCTCGTCGCCCTGCTCATCAACCAGCAAGGCATCAAGTTCAAGGGATTCTGGCGGATGCTGTTCATTATTCCTTACGCGATCCCGCAATTCGTATCCCTTCTGATCATGAAAAACATGCTGAACGAGAAGTTCGGTCCGATCAACCAGTACTTCCGGGCGTTCGGTCTTGAAGGGCTGCCTTGGCTGAACGATCCGTTCTGGGCGAAAGTCTCGGTCATCGTGGTGAACATGTGGATCGGGATCCCGGTCACGATGGTTCTCGTCATGGGCATCCTGACGAACATTTCAAAGGACCTGTACGAAGCCGCGGACGTGGACGGGGCTTCCAGCTGGATGAAGTTCCGCAACATCACGATGCCATACGTGCTGTTCGCGACCGCGCCGATCTTGATCACGCAGTTCGCGGGCAACATCAACAACTTCAACGTCATTTTCCTGTTGACCGGCGGCAACCCCGCCACGATGAACTACAACAACGCGGGCGAAACGGATCTTCTCGTGACGTGGCTGTATAAGTTGACGCTCGACTTCAACCAATACAACATCGCCGCAGCCGTGTCGATCCTGATCTTCCTGTTCATCGCTACCATGGCCATTCTCCTGTACCGGAGAACGAGATCGTTCAAGGAGGAGGACATGATCCAATGA
- the mtnA gene encoding S-methyl-5-thioribose-1-phosphate isomerase, producing the protein MSVNSPDNHEVLQPVRWSDGAVLLLDQRLLPEEIVYLTLTTPQDVWDAIRELKVRGAPAIGIAAAYGVVLGVQQFRGTPDELAKETIRHAAHLATSRPTAVNLFWALDRMKGRAKTLAEAGLDTETCIAALLDEARQIHAEDEETNRLIGEHALTLFQDGMGVLTHCNAGGLATSKYGTALAPFYLALEKGVQLKVYADETRPVLQGARLTAFELHKAGVDVTLITDNMAGHVMSKGWVQAVIVGTDRVAANGDVANKIGTYSVAVLAKAHNIPFYVACPLSTIDLSTPTGADIPIEERHPDEVTIGFGRRTAPEGVAVYNPAFDVTPNELVTAIITEKGIVRAPYAENLKKLFETS; encoded by the coding sequence ATGAGCGTAAATTCCCCCGATAACCATGAGGTGCTGCAGCCCGTCCGCTGGTCGGACGGCGCGGTCCTCTTGCTGGACCAAAGGCTGCTGCCGGAGGAAATCGTCTATCTTACCTTAACGACGCCGCAAGACGTTTGGGATGCTATTCGCGAGCTCAAAGTTCGCGGAGCGCCGGCCATCGGCATCGCCGCCGCGTATGGCGTCGTCCTGGGTGTCCAGCAATTCCGCGGCACGCCCGATGAGCTGGCGAAGGAAACGATCCGCCACGCGGCGCATCTCGCCACTTCACGTCCCACGGCGGTTAACCTGTTCTGGGCGCTGGACCGGATGAAAGGCCGCGCCAAGACGCTGGCCGAAGCCGGGCTGGACACGGAAACCTGCATCGCCGCGTTGCTGGACGAAGCCCGCCAAATCCACGCGGAGGACGAAGAAACGAACCGCCTGATCGGCGAGCATGCGCTTACCTTGTTCCAAGACGGCATGGGCGTCCTGACCCACTGCAACGCCGGCGGCTTGGCCACTTCGAAGTACGGAACGGCGCTTGCTCCTTTCTATCTCGCTCTCGAAAAAGGCGTGCAGCTCAAAGTTTACGCCGACGAGACGAGACCGGTGCTTCAGGGCGCACGCCTGACCGCTTTCGAGCTGCACAAGGCCGGCGTCGACGTCACTCTTATCACCGACAACATGGCCGGACACGTCATGTCCAAGGGTTGGGTCCAAGCGGTCATCGTGGGAACGGACCGAGTTGCCGCAAACGGAGACGTCGCGAACAAAATCGGGACCTACAGCGTAGCCGTCTTGGCGAAGGCGCACAATATCCCTTTCTACGTGGCTTGTCCGCTGTCGACCATCGACTTGTCGACGCCTACCGGCGCCGACATCCCGATCGAGGAACGCCATCCGGACGAAGTGACGATCGGCTTCGGCCGCCGTACCGCGCCGGAAGGAGTCGCCGTCTATAACCCGGCCTTCGACGTTACGCCTAACGAGCTGGTCACGGCGATCATTACCGAAAAAGGCATCGTACGCGCTCCATACGCGGAAAACCTCAAGAAGCTGTTCGAAACCTCTTGA
- a CDS encoding LacI family DNA-binding transcriptional regulator, with product MAITIKDVAKKAGVSPSTVSRVIAEHPRISAKTSRRVKEVMDELGYHPNMMAKSLVSRTSRTIGVILPRPAEELLLNFFFYEFMRGVMAQLTRAGYDLLMAGGNNEREELETVTRLVRGGRIDGLLLLYSRASDPVISLLRKEDVPFLLVGRSLDYDDVPSVDNDNVQAAYDATKHLISQGQRRIGFVSGPAHLAMTQDRLAGYTKALTEAGLPFKQGWVVEGEFLLESGYRAMASIMNQPEPPTALVVIDDFVAFGVLKGLTELGYRIPEDVAIVSFNNIALSELTMPPITSVDIGTYQLGYTASQMLISTIQQDPVQQRQLIPHRLVVRESSLRTFSPV from the coding sequence ATGGCGATAACCATCAAAGATGTGGCTAAAAAAGCCGGGGTTTCCCCCTCGACGGTATCCCGCGTGATCGCCGAGCACCCGCGGATCAGCGCGAAAACGTCCAGGCGCGTGAAAGAAGTCATGGATGAGCTGGGCTATCACCCGAACATGATGGCCAAAAGCCTCGTCTCCAGAACCTCGCGCACGATCGGCGTCATTCTGCCCCGCCCGGCCGAAGAACTTCTTCTCAACTTCTTCTTCTACGAATTCATGCGGGGCGTCATGGCGCAATTAACCCGAGCGGGGTACGACTTGCTGATGGCTGGCGGCAATAACGAGCGGGAAGAACTTGAAACGGTTACCCGGCTCGTGAGAGGCGGCCGGATCGACGGTTTGCTTCTTCTGTATTCGCGCGCGTCCGATCCCGTCATCTCCCTGCTGCGCAAAGAAGACGTGCCCTTTCTTCTCGTCGGGAGAAGCCTCGACTACGATGACGTCCCTTCCGTCGACAACGACAATGTGCAGGCGGCTTACGACGCAACCAAGCATTTAATCTCGCAAGGCCAGCGGCGGATCGGGTTCGTCAGCGGTCCCGCCCACCTCGCGATGACGCAGGATCGGCTGGCCGGTTACACCAAGGCGCTGACCGAAGCCGGGCTGCCGTTCAAGCAAGGATGGGTCGTCGAAGGAGAATTCCTGCTGGAGAGCGGATACCGGGCGATGGCTTCGATCATGAACCAGCCGGAACCCCCGACCGCCCTCGTGGTCATCGACGATTTCGTCGCTTTCGGCGTCCTTAAAGGGCTGACGGAGCTCGGGTACCGCATCCCCGAAGACGTGGCGATCGTCAGCTTCAACAACATCGCGCTCTCCGAGCTCACGATGCCGCCGATCACGAGCGTGGACATCGGCACTTACCAGCTCGGCTATACGGCGTCCCAAATGCTGATCAGCACGATCCAGCAGGACCCCGTCCAGCAGCGGCAGCTCATTCCGCATCGGCTCGTCGTTCGCGAATCGTCCCTCCGGACGTTTTCGCCCGTTTAA
- a CDS encoding sugar ABC transporter substrate-binding protein has protein sequence MKSSKWLVLTLVFALVFVLSACGSKKEDSASSSPSASAVAPTESAPASSAAASEEEIKPEDGAKLVVWYSASEKALVDEAAKAFKEKYGIDVEFQDVGPDKSIEKMITDGPAGVGADVFSAVHDRLGSAVQAGVVLPNDLHEEETKANNTQKAVDAWTIDGQLYGYPMSVETTAVFYNKDIVKEAPKTWDEVINFAKTYNDAKAQKYAYMWEVGNGYWSWGIFGGYGAYVFGKDGSDGSDIGLNKPEGVEAAKFFESLHDILPIKAADIKADIKTSLFTEGKLAMNVSGPWQTQEFKKALGDKLGVAEYPALPNGKPMMPFSGVKGFLVNANTKYPIAAKLFAQLISSEEFQQKNFELFGSLPSNKNVAASEKVTSDPFASVFLKQFDNSTPMPKISEMNAFWSTHEAALSSLWNDKADPQKTMDEWAKKMHDAIATAK, from the coding sequence ATGAAAAGCTCCAAATGGCTCGTGCTGACTCTGGTTTTCGCACTCGTGTTCGTTCTGTCGGCGTGCGGCTCCAAAAAAGAAGACAGCGCATCTTCCTCCCCAAGCGCTAGCGCGGTTGCTCCGACGGAAAGCGCACCGGCTTCCTCGGCCGCAGCATCGGAAGAAGAAATCAAGCCTGAAGACGGCGCGAAGCTGGTCGTATGGTATTCCGCCAGCGAGAAGGCGCTCGTAGACGAAGCCGCTAAAGCATTCAAAGAAAAATACGGCATCGACGTCGAGTTCCAAGACGTAGGTCCGGACAAATCGATCGAGAAAATGATCACCGACGGCCCTGCGGGCGTAGGTGCGGACGTATTCAGCGCCGTTCACGACCGTCTCGGTTCCGCGGTGCAAGCGGGCGTCGTTCTCCCGAACGACCTGCACGAAGAAGAAACGAAAGCGAACAACACGCAAAAAGCGGTTGACGCTTGGACGATCGACGGCCAGCTGTACGGCTACCCGATGTCCGTAGAAACGACCGCGGTGTTCTACAACAAAGACATCGTGAAAGAAGCTCCGAAAACGTGGGACGAAGTCATCAACTTCGCGAAAACGTACAATGACGCGAAAGCGCAAAAGTACGCCTACATGTGGGAAGTCGGCAACGGTTACTGGAGCTGGGGCATCTTCGGCGGATACGGCGCTTACGTATTCGGCAAAGATGGCAGCGACGGTTCCGACATCGGCCTGAACAAGCCGGAAGGCGTGGAAGCGGCGAAATTCTTTGAAAGCCTCCATGACATCCTGCCGATCAAAGCGGCCGACATCAAAGCCGACATCAAAACGTCTCTCTTCACCGAAGGCAAACTGGCCATGAACGTCAGCGGCCCGTGGCAGACGCAAGAATTCAAGAAAGCGCTGGGCGACAAGCTGGGCGTAGCCGAGTATCCGGCCCTGCCGAACGGCAAACCGATGATGCCTTTCTCCGGCGTCAAAGGTTTCCTGGTTAACGCCAACACGAAGTACCCGATCGCGGCGAAACTGTTTGCACAACTCATCTCTTCTGAAGAGTTCCAACAAAAGAACTTCGAGCTGTTCGGAAGCCTGCCGTCGAACAAAAACGTGGCGGCGAGCGAGAAAGTCACGAGCGATCCGTTCGCGAGCGTCTTCCTGAAGCAATTCGACAACTCGACTCCGATGCCGAAGATCAGCGAAATGAACGCTTTCTGGTCCACGCATGAAGCGGCTCTGAGCTCCCTCTGGAACGACAAAGCCGATCCGCAAAAAACGATGGACGAATGGGCGAAGAAAATGCATGACGCCATCGCCACCGCGAAGTAA
- the mtnK gene encoding S-methyl-5-thioribose kinase: MSNYHPLTEAEAIEIAKSLPNVLQPGKEVVCREIGDGNLNLVFHVSQPETGASVILKQALPYAKVVGESWPLTLDRARIESEALIIEAKLAPGLVPVVYRYDSEMALTVMEDLSDHVIMRKGLMEGGVYPKFAEDISEFLARTLFFTSDLGMNQQEKKLLVKSFINPELCKITEDLIFDDPYTDSPNNSFDEHLRPDAEALWSDTALHLEVALLREKFLTQAQALLHGDLHTGSIFITPESTKVIDPEFAYYGPMGFDIGAVIANLLLNFAGQEHWSADEQTRAERRSYLLETIREIWPSFERKFRKLWAEHGVDRIARTPGYMDDYMSRLLKDTFGFAGCKMVRRIVGLSHVADIDRIPDPQVRHRAQKLALSIGTFLIKRGRNAASIEELIDIAESAALAAKG, translated from the coding sequence ATGAGCAACTATCATCCTCTTACGGAAGCGGAAGCGATCGAAATCGCGAAATCCCTTCCGAATGTGCTTCAACCCGGCAAAGAAGTCGTATGCCGCGAGATCGGCGACGGAAACTTGAACCTCGTATTCCACGTCAGCCAGCCGGAGACGGGAGCCAGCGTGATCCTGAAGCAGGCGCTGCCCTACGCGAAAGTCGTCGGCGAGTCGTGGCCGCTCACGCTCGACCGTGCCCGGATCGAAAGCGAAGCCCTCATCATCGAAGCCAAGCTGGCCCCTGGGCTCGTCCCGGTTGTCTACCGGTACGATTCCGAAATGGCGCTTACGGTCATGGAAGACCTGAGCGACCATGTCATCATGCGCAAAGGATTGATGGAAGGCGGCGTCTACCCTAAATTCGCGGAGGACATTTCCGAGTTTCTGGCGCGCACCCTGTTCTTCACGTCCGACTTGGGCATGAACCAGCAGGAGAAGAAGCTTCTCGTCAAATCGTTCATCAACCCGGAGCTTTGCAAAATTACCGAAGATCTCATTTTCGACGATCCTTATACGGATTCCCCGAACAACAGCTTCGACGAGCATCTGAGGCCGGATGCGGAAGCGCTGTGGAGCGACACGGCCCTTCACCTGGAAGTGGCGCTGCTGCGCGAAAAGTTCCTGACGCAAGCTCAGGCATTGCTGCATGGGGACTTGCATACCGGCAGCATCTTCATCACGCCGGAATCGACGAAAGTGATCGATCCCGAATTCGCTTATTACGGTCCGATGGGCTTCGACATCGGCGCGGTCATCGCCAATCTCCTGCTCAACTTCGCGGGACAAGAGCATTGGTCGGCCGACGAGCAGACGCGCGCCGAGCGCAGATCCTATCTGCTTGAAACCATTCGGGAAATTTGGCCTTCGTTCGAACGCAAATTCCGCAAGCTTTGGGCGGAGCACGGCGTCGATCGGATCGCCCGCACTCCAGGCTATATGGACGATTACATGAGCCGGTTGCTGAAAGATACGTTCGGTTTCGCGGGATGCAAAATGGTGCGCCGGATCGTCGGCCTTTCGCATGTCGCCGATATCGACCGAATCCCGGACCCGCAGGTTCGGCACCGTGCGCAGAAGCTTGCGCTGTCGATCGGCACGTTCCTGATCAAACGCGGCCGCAATGCCGCCTCCATCGAAGAACTCATCGACATCGCCGAGTCGGCCGCCCTCGCGGCCAAAGGCTGA
- a CDS encoding DUF423 domain-containing protein, producing MSNYVKIGAVAAFLSVAIGAFGAHGLEGRISADDLEVYHTGVLYQMFHSLGILLIAALSDKLHSRRLTQWACRLLLIGIVLFSGSLYVLAISGVKVLGAITPLGGIAFLAGWICLALAARKPNT from the coding sequence ATGTCGAATTACGTGAAAATCGGGGCCGTCGCGGCTTTCCTGTCGGTAGCGATCGGCGCTTTCGGCGCGCACGGGCTGGAAGGGCGGATTTCCGCCGACGACCTGGAGGTTTACCACACGGGCGTGCTGTACCAAATGTTCCACTCGCTCGGGATCTTGCTGATCGCGGCTCTATCGGACAAGCTTCACTCCCGCCGTCTGACGCAATGGGCATGCCGGCTGCTTCTCATCGGAATCGTGTTGTTCTCGGGCAGCCTTTACGTGCTTGCGATCAGCGGAGTCAAGGTGCTGGGCGCGATCACGCCGCTCGGAGGCATCGCGTTTTTGGCCGGTTGGATTTGCCTCGCCTTGGCAGCGCGAAAACCGAATACGTGA
- a CDS encoding YunC family protein has translation MVRIEPVSIGEWTAVGVEVLLPKTTLLAVTAGGGYIMCGALDVQLLNERLRDRKVIAGRAVGVRTLEQLLDAPLESVTEAAEAMGITAGMQGREAVRIMAAAASEA, from the coding sequence ATGGTGCGGATCGAACCGGTGAGCATCGGGGAATGGACGGCCGTGGGGGTCGAAGTGCTGCTGCCCAAAACGACGCTGTTGGCCGTGACCGCCGGCGGCGGTTATATTATGTGCGGAGCGCTGGACGTTCAATTGCTGAACGAGCGGCTGCGGGACCGGAAAGTGATCGCCGGGCGGGCCGTCGGCGTTCGTACGCTCGAACAGCTGCTGGACGCCCCTCTCGAGTCGGTAACGGAAGCGGCGGAAGCGATGGGCATTACCGCCGGCATGCAAGGGCGGGAGGCGGTGCGGATCATGGCCGCGGCCGCCTCGGAAGCTTGA
- a CDS encoding sugar ABC transporter permease, with the protein MKPRLIFSYLLLILIGCAALYPALWTVLSSFRVGNSLFSDHFIPTKWTLEHYRDLFRDRADRSIPYATWYWNTLKVATASMILGTLIQLLTAYAFSRFRFKGRKSLMTVTLILGMFPGFLSIMALFVIFNTLNLLDTQWALIIVYSAGAALGMFVAKGFFDTIPRSLEEAARIDGASHMKIFTSIILPLSRPIITYISLTTFAGAWVDFIFARMILRSPEQWTLAVGLWNIIDAYNSTEFTLFAAGCVLVAIPITALFMYTQRFLVDGLTAGASKG; encoded by the coding sequence ATGAAACCACGCCTGATTTTCAGCTACCTGCTGCTCATTCTGATCGGATGCGCGGCGTTGTACCCGGCTTTGTGGACGGTTCTGTCCTCCTTCCGGGTGGGCAACTCGTTGTTCAGCGACCATTTCATTCCGACGAAATGGACGCTGGAACACTACCGCGACCTGTTCCGGGACCGCGCGGACCGGAGCATTCCGTACGCGACGTGGTATTGGAACACGTTGAAGGTCGCGACGGCGAGCATGATTTTAGGTACCTTGATTCAGCTGCTGACGGCCTACGCGTTTTCCCGTTTCCGTTTTAAAGGGCGCAAATCGCTCATGACGGTCACGCTGATTTTGGGCATGTTCCCGGGATTCCTCAGCATCATGGCGCTCTTCGTCATCTTTAACACGCTGAACTTGTTGGATACGCAGTGGGCGCTGATCATCGTGTACTCCGCAGGCGCGGCGCTGGGCATGTTCGTGGCCAAAGGCTTCTTCGACACGATCCCCCGCAGCCTGGAAGAGGCGGCGCGGATCGACGGCGCGAGCCACATGAAGATTTTCACGAGCATCATCCTGCCGCTTTCCCGTCCGATCATCACGTATATCTCGCTGACTACGTTCGCGGGCGCCTGGGTCGACTTCATTTTCGCCCGGATGATCCTGAGATCGCCGGAGCAGTGGACGTTGGCCGTCGGCTTGTGGAACATCATCGATGCCTATAACAGCACGGAGTTCACCTTGTTCGCCGCGGGATGCGTACTCGTTGCCATCCCGATCACGGCACTGTTCATGTACACGCAGCGGTTCCTCGTGGACGGCTTGACGGCAGGCGCTAGCAAAGGATGA